Sequence from the Xiphophorus maculatus strain JP 163 A chromosome 16, X_maculatus-5.0-male, whole genome shotgun sequence genome:
TCTGGGACACCTGCAAGACAAAGCCAAAGGACATTCTcaggaaacaaaagcagaaggaTATGGAGGAGGACTTACTTGGCAATAATAATTTCCACAAGCAGCACAGTGGTTTCAGGAAACAAGGAGCTTCTCAGGATGATTTAAAATGGATTGTAGCCACTTACACAGCTTTCAAACACAGGCAGGTTTTATGGTGTACAGAAATAGTGTTTCCGCTTTAATTTCAGCAAAAGACACCGATTCAGCAAAGCAACCCCATTACTAGACAATGGGCAGCAGTAGTCTCCTTGGCATCGAACAATTAAACGGTTGGTCACTAAGTTTGAATGAGAGCGCAAACTGTTTGTGTGCATTGCTTGAACAGGAAGTTCCCTCTGACGAAAGCAGGAAGTGGCCACCTGGAGACTGAGCCTACTGTTTTTAATGGGTCATTCTTTCACTAACAATGAAATGTCCACAGTCTCGGTTgatcctgtttcctgttttttctctctctctccttaaTGTCAACAAtttttctgttcactgatttGCTAAGAAGGATTTCACTAAAGCGAGCGATGGCTGCCATACCTTGCTGGGAGTTGCGGACTTCGCTGTAGATGTTGTCCGTGCCCTGCTTCGCCGGAGCTAACgtgaaacaaaatattagacTTTTAAAAGAATATTGCTGCATAAATTTacgtctgtgtttttcttttctcatggATGCAATCTCTCACCTCTGGTTGGGTCTGCGTCTTTTATTTGAACCTCAGTATATTCAGGttcagcctttttttctggtaacaTGCTGCTGTTCTGGTCATCCGACTCTGCACAACAGTTTGgttaaagttaattttctctaaaataGCATTCTCAATTCCACATGTTTAGATGACAGCCGTTGACGCACCATACCCACCAGAACCTGAGACCTGGTCACTCCAAACACTTTTTCCCATCATGGTTGGGGTGGCTGCACAGGGTAGACAAAAACATCAGCAGTGTTAATCAATAAAACCTTCTTATCACTCCAGTATCCTGCGTTCCACTGCATTGCTTTGATGGATGACCAATGTTACCATTTGCATCAATGACCTCAGCTTGTGTGAGACTCAGTCGCTCTACTTTGGTGCTGACTGACTTCCTGGGGTTGGGTTGAGACAAAGCACAATGAACAGAGGGCGTTTTAGACATGTAAGGACCTTAGCGAGCATATTTTATCATAACTTAGTGCAACGAAACGTCCAAATCTTAACGGTACTAACATGAATAAAAGCAGATAAGCCCTGTGACACACTCCTCTGTCACATTTTGGAGGGAGGGCTTCTTGAAACAGTACTATCATTTATTAATGACAAGGTGTTGACTGAAgctgttttaaacagaaaactgatGAAGAAGTCCTTTCTAAAATGAATAGAGTCAAAGTTATGTACCATCTCATTGGAACATAAACAATGGTAGTGTGAGCACAATAACTAAAATACTGAGTAGGTGAACCGGGTGGTTTCTCTCAAATGCAAAAACTAGTTACCGTACTTCATATTCTTGGCTTAAAGGGAAATAAATTTccaagttgttttcttttccatggTGTAACTGATTGATATCTGAACTAGGGGTTCCTTATATAACATTTCTCAGTTGTATTTTCACTTGCCTTGTACCTGCATGGTTTCATTCTTTTAAGACTTTCTTACACAGTTCTCAATTTTGGACATGGAAATATAAATTATAACCATTGAGTCAGAAGTCcacaaataaatgtagaaataatgAAGTATGCCCTTTATCTTTGAATAAGTCCATTAGCAAATACCACTTACACTGACAAGTTAgcctttcttttcctcttaaaatgaaaaagccGTGTTTTTAAGGCAATCACaaggaagaggatgaggagaagTACGAAGCAGAAGACAGTGATAAGTGTTTTCTTCCACCCTGCCATTTTCACtgtggaagacattttttccataatcaattactgaaagaCACTTCACTCATAGTTACATGAGTTTGCACACCGTGCTAACTTGTTGTAACCCACCTTCGATTGTGACAGATTCACTCCATTTGGATTCATCAGCTGGGTTTGTGCTCATGCAGTAGTATTTCCCAGAGTGTTTTTTACTGGCGTTAGATATGCTGTGGTATTCTTCTAGTTTATTGGTTGAGAGGGAAGCCAGTGCTCCATTGGACTCTTGGTGGTACCATGTGAAGTTGATGGGTCGACTGCCTGTCTGTACAGAGCAGACGAGTTTTATACTTTGTCCCTCAGTGATGTCCTGGCTGGGATGAATGGTCAGCTCTGGTTTTGAGATGGGCTCTGAGCAACAGAACAAGTGTTAGAAATTCACATGTTCTAAGAGCAATttgaaaaagcaacatttataaTATTACTGCATACAACTTACCAATAATATTGGTTGACTTCAGTAGATGCTCCCCTAAAGCTCTTTTAGAAGGTGTACGTGGATTATTACTTGCATGgcatagaaatgtttttaaatcggAGCTCTTGTAAATTGGAAGTATGTCAAAGATAGCCCGGTCCTCAGGTCTGCTCACCTCCCTGCTCATCTTCTTCCCATTATGTGTAAAAAGGGTGTATTTGATGGGAAAAGTGCCTGTGTGACTGTGACAGATCAGTTGAAATGTCTTGCCTATAAATATTTTGCCCCCGACCACACTCAGCACAGGATCTGAAACAGGAACTGGGAAGAACAACAAGACaaaggaaagaatgaaagaCAGTTCATTAACTCTGTGAATCAAACTTTGTTTGCACTGTCTATTTATCTGGTAGTGGTAAAAATACATTATCAGTTTAATAGATTAAAACCTGAGCTGTTTTGTTTCATACAATAACTCAGTTGAGTCCATCCAGTAGTTTGATGGAGATTTAGTGGATATGAACTGGAGTCAGTGCTTCAAGAGTCACCGGGACCCAAGCTACAATTACTATATTACTTTTGTTAAGCAGCTCCTGAACACAGTCAAAAGTgtgttaaaagaagaaaaaggactGGGCTACTGCTCATTGGTCCCAGAAGTTAGGAGGAAGATTGGAAAGGGACACAATCCAAATTGCTTGAggttcagtttttgtttcaacagTCAGTCATGATTTGAGGAGTCATCTCATCTCACTGTGCTTTATCAAGTTCAAAGTCTGGACAACCAGAAAActttaaagcactttgtgtCTTCTTCTTGTGCTGACAGgtttatggagatgctgatttggctttccagcaggacttggtaCATGCTCACACTGGCAGTAGTACTAATTCCTGTTTATCGTATGACCATAAACCCAATCTGCTTGATTGTGCTGCAAGTACAACAGAAATAGACCAAGCAGAAAATCTGATAGGCCAAATTTGGGGTTTTCACTAGCGGTAATTCATACTCAGCACAGTACACTAATATACTGAAATATATCAGCCGGTTGTATATTGAATTTATAAACCATCTAAGTTTCACTAGCTAAGCACAAAATCTGGTTCCCACTGTTTTGGTAGTCCTGTAATGTTAATTCAGTGATGTTACAGTTTAGGTTAATATATTGGCCGGCAAATCTAGAAATAAGATCATTTTTACTCAGCcagaaagtttgttttgctgaaattaaaaatactttcccCAAATGTTATTAAAACTATGAAAAAGCAACCTGGTTCTGAaagaaatctgcttttatttattttattttcattttaaaaaatgcgtCTAGAATTATCTCTATCTTTCCAGATGTAAGAAGACAAAACCTTGACCAGAATTAAATCATTCAGTACCTTCAATGCCTTTTAACAATTGCTGACCagctttttgtaaattttcacATGGTACTTTGACAATTTATGTTTGGTAATAAACTTGAAATCTTTCCAGTCTTTCCTTTACCATAATCTTTAGCTGACTTCACAGATTCTCTATTGGAGTAAAATTAGCCCTCTGGATGGGCCACTCcaaaattttaatgttaaagaaaaacttagttaaaattaaaacctttactttaaatttaaatctgccAATAATTTGGGGCATCTAAAGGGCTTTGATCTCTGGTAAATGCTGTTAGTATGTGAGAATCGCTGAATTGATTAAAACTGCATACATCAGAGGACTTACCTTTAGCTTTAACAATAACTGCTTCGCTCTCCTTATAAAAAGGGGTTGAAATACGATTGCCCTCAACTTTACAGGAGTAGTTTCCATTAAGATTAGGGTGTGCAACAGCAATATATGTAGTTGAACTGGTCAATTCGGTGCCATCTTTGTAGAGGCGGTATTTCAAAGGTTTACCAATcatctcaggaaaaaaaaccttgactGAACAGTTAAGTCTGAATTGTTCTTCTTCAAACAGGTCCACGGGCTCCAAATACAGCTGGGGCTTTGAAAATACCTCTGTTGGATATAGAGAACAAAATTCATGCACCATATAGAAATTGTCATCGTATATAGTTTAGTTGCAGCAACAATTTACCTGGTTCTACATCAGGCATTTAGTAAAGAGGACACTTTGACTTGCCTTTGACTTTGATGGTTTTATAGTTTTCCTTTTGGACGTTTCTCCACTCTGCCTTGCAAACAAGCTCTCCAGAGTCTGTCGGTTTCGAACTAAATCGATGAATGAGAGTTTTACCTGTGGTTCTACTGAGAACAGTCCGGTCCTTTACAAGGAATATTTCAATGTCTGCTAAATGAATCTTTACTTTACAGGTCACTTCTACTATATCTGGTTCATAGATATCGTTGGGTAATATAGTCATGTCCGGGATGATGTTGAGCTCTGtaaagcataatttaaaaatgtaaggcacactcattttctcttttagcATTTGTGTCTAGTGGAAAACAACGACTTCATATAAATACCTTTGACTTCCACTTGAATCTCATTGCTGATGTTAGAGCTTGTGGGACCTGAGACCAAACTGATCTCATAGTCACAGGACAGAAAGCAGTCCCCTATGTGGCTGAGTGTCAGAGTGGTCTCTAGAAAGTTATTAGTGCTTTGTTGCTTCTTTATCCGCTGAGGCTGTCCAtctctaaatgttttgtaaaagttgAATGTAAGACCTCCTTTCTCATCTGGAGCACTGCAGGTGACTTTGAACTCCTCACTTTCATAGGGTGTCGAATTATTAAGATGAAGAATGGGAGTTTGTAGGCCTGAAAGGAGGAAGCCCACAGAGACAGTGAAAATCACTTGAAACATGCACACAGACCTTGCAAAAGTCACAcatgtggcatgcatttgaaTTCATCCTccttgagtcaatactttgtataGATGCCTTTCATAAAAATCACATCTTCAGGTCATTGGGAATGTCGTACAAACTTTTGACAtctaaagaaaaatgctttgcCCATTCTTATTTGGAAAATAACCCACAATATTATGTTAATGGATGTATGGTGTCTAAATAATCTATATGACTTCACATATTATGAACCTGGACCAGGATGGACTTATGCAGAACCTGCTGTCTCCCTCTTATCTTAGCTAATTTTTGGCATTAATCCCTCAAAACAGAATAGTTCACAGAATTAATAAGAACTGCAGAACCCCTAAAATTAGACTATATGCAGATGATGTGTCGCTTTAACTCAAAAATGTAATACCCTTGCGTAGTGTTGTGTAAACATACCTTTGACATCAAGCGTCTTGGTGTTGCTGAACTTGCGCTTGTTCTTCACAGAGACTTGGCACTGGTAATTTCCCGAGTCGACTGCCCTGGCTGGGTTGATCTCATAGTAAGTAAAGTCTTTTGTGGTGTTGGCTGTGTGGATTTTGGCGCCATCCCGCATAAACTTGAAACGGTATTCCAGATGAGAGATGCTGCTGGAACTGACGCTTGCGTTGCAATGAATCATCACCTTGGTTCCACTCTGAACATTGTCAGGCAGGATTGAGAGACCAACAGTATCTATAATGTATGCTGTGGATCCCGTAGAGGTGCACagaggcaagaaaaaaaaaacagtagagGTAAACAGTCAGAAACAAGAAGGAAGAATGACTGatgcaacaaacacaacaagTGGTAGGAAGGAAACAGTGTTTGGTCCCATGTCTCCCTGAGAAGTGCTGCATCCACTTTTTTTCATCAAGTgagtttttacagaaacaagCTGTCTCAGTAACTATTACTTTAACACATAATTATAAGTTGGGCACTTTACTATTAGTTATTgaagtaatattttacattggTTAGAGATAGAAAACTAACTTTTAGCATAAGTAGGTTAGCATCATAATTAAgctcagcagaaacaaacaaactaaacagaTGTCTTGAAAACTATATTCCTGAAATACTTTTCAGGGAAATTAAGTTTCCTGAAGGCGATTAGCCTGACTTCAGAACAAACTTGATAAAAGAGCAAGCCTAACTATGCCTCAGGAagattttgaagacattaatatATTAATCACTgacatattttctctttcattattGTAGCCTGCAGtaaattgaaattgttttggTGATTCTAACTCACTTGAAGCAAtcaaagtttggtctgatttaacttcagacagtgaggaaaaagATTTTAAGGCCATGTCTAAAAAACATTCTCCTGTAAATTTTACAACTCCCTTTAATGAAGCTCCTTCTTCTACTGAATTGAAATAATGTTagatacattttttctttatttatctttgaaaatCTGTGTAAGAAAGCTAttgcttgtgtttttaatgcGCGCGCAACACTTGATACTAAGAACCTCGGGAAGGAAGAGGGTGTGACGGAGATTTActaagaaaactaaatgttaaGAAAAGCTTTGACAggataaaatgtgaacaaatttaGTTCtatacattatttttgttctgtttaatttaaGATGATGTGAAAGATTTTTGAAATCTTACacttaatatataaaaattgttTGTATGGATTGAAAATaccataaaaacactttttaaacacacacaaaaaaagcattacTTACATGACTCTCCTCTGGCACACTTCACTGTATTAGGTAAAAAGGAAACGAGAGGAAGTAGAACAGAAAAGTGAGAATCCaggcattttgtttaaattatgcGTTATTCTTTATCCATAAAGAAACACAGCAGTGGATTCTTACAGATGAGGAGGAGGctgcagagaagcagcagcagtccAGGGGGTCTGGAGCCCATCCTGAGTGAAGGTGGTTCGCTGCTGTGAGATCAAAATTCAACTCCTGtgagcagaagaagagacagAGGGACACTGGAAGGGACGGAGGAGGACCTTGCAGTGGGAGAAGTGGAGTGCGTAGAAGACGAAGACTGTCTGTGGGGGCGTTGGCACTGCAGGCGTGTGGCTTGTCTTATCAGCGTTGACTGCCCAGAAGCGTATGCTGCTTCCTCAGGAACCCAGCAttactttgctgttttctttagttgttaagagagaagaaaacaaaaagatgaaccCGCCAACCCGCTGAACTCATATCCTACTCGGTTTTGTCTCGGCACAGGAGGCTCGTGTTAAGGAAATAGTTAAATCTCACCTAAAGTGAAACACTGAGTCAATcaagaacaaatcaaaatgcattttagttattattttattaaatatagaaaatgagCAATGACTTACAACTCTGGAATTTGCTGTAACCATGAACGGTTCAAACCGAGTTCAGAAAAAACAATCTCCCTAAAGCCACCCCACACATGTGCTTCCAGCATAGAGGGTgacttataaataaaattgatagattgactgaaataaaacaaagttctgTCATAACACTTGTTTCCTGGAGAAACAACAGCTGAAATATAAGTTGTGTCATACTGTATAACTCTGGTATAACAATATACCAGCTTATACCAAACGTTTTTTAATGTTATATATTGTAGAGTTTGCAAACTAACCTCAAATTTGTCTAACAACATGGAGAAggacatatataaaaaaaacaataaaacaaacaaacaatccaAATTGTGTCCCAATCTAAAGAGGAAATGTTGTGGTCATTTCTAATTATGACTAATTGTGATTACAGAGGATCACAGTGAGCATGTTTAATTATCTAAAACACTTCAGTAGACAAAGTAAAGTGCTGGATACCTTTTCACACCACTGTACATAATGATTTTCCAATTTAACCTGaattagtaaaaaaacaacaaaaaaacaaacaaacaaaaaacaaacaatgaaacaaacagTGTATTTTCATTCTACATGTTCTCTGGACACTGGGAGGAAACCCAGGGGCAGTTTCAAATTATACTAGAGGGACTACATAGCCTTTCTGGCCTGAAGGAATAAGCTGGAGAGAAAAGCCAAACAAAAGGATGTCTAGGTTTCCCTCCTGGACCTGTTGCCCCAGCAACGTGACATGGGTCAAGAAGAAGACAATAGAAGGACGgatggagaaaatgtttaatcaatAACAATCAATCAGTCCCAGGCAAACAAAATTAGTTGAATGGAgtctaaactaaataaaataaattatgaaattgaGAATATTTGAGATATTTTCAAGAGAAAATATGTGCAACATGACTTCCGATATCAGTCCTCTGGAGAGTAAATTAACCCTGTCAAATCAAAAAACTGTTGATCTGGTTAGAGGTTGCTGTGAATGCCAAAGGATTTGTTTGAAATCTGTTCAGAAATCAAGTTTACTAATATTTACAGTATGCCTATGTGTTTCTGTGActaaaaaagtccaaaatgcCTGGTGGAAACCTAAAATCTGAAGCAGGGTTTTGTTTTCCCATTATGAACTCTACAGTAATTAGGATGACTATAAGAAAATCCTgattttaacaagaaaaactTACAGCTTATGTTTTCCCCCATTGCACAACAAAACTGATCTACAGTGGCTGCTTAGAAAGAATGCAAACAAAAGATAACGAACATTTTTAAAGGGCGCAAAGTAATTGGgagcattatttttttaaattcttgacACTTGCTGTAACACTTTCATAAAGAGCGCCTCATCCTAAGATTGCTATGTTACAGCTAGAGTTTCCACACATGATCCTTTATACATACGTTCAGTCTTTTACACTCAAAATAATAGAAAGgtagttcatttaaaaaaaaagtgtacatttaaaaaaaagtttttgtatcTTAAAAAAACGAATACTGGTACTGTCACATGTACCAGGATTAGCGGAGTTCACACATTTAGATTTCCTCCTCTGTTGTCAAACATTGTTAGCTTGCATGGTAACTTcgacagcacacacacacacacacgcccgcgcacgcacactcacactcacactcacactcacactcaCAGAGTGTTTCAGCTAcattcctgttttctgtttgatccCACAGCGGCTTCCTGAAGTCAAAAGGGGGCGGCCCATCCTAGAAAGGAATCTGCAATCATTTGAACCAATTGCATGTCCTGTAAAAgaacaacatgttttattaaacacCTCTTGAATCAATGCATCATTTGCTAGTCGCATCTTTCCCTGGAAGCTGCTGCAATCTATGAGGTAAAGTTGGTCCCTCAAAACAAATCAGTCATCTCATCATCTCAAAGGGTCGAACCCGGCTCTGACCCAGCAAGATCTGAAAACAGTAAACCCAGCTGTTAATacattttgcaagaaaaaacagagactggttacatcatttttttttctaccattcCTCACACGTTGCTGAAGCCGTATGCTTGCACACAAAGCCACTGCaggacattaaatcagactaagcTTTTAGGTTTGTGaccattatttaaataatgtagTAAATGCCAGAAAAGTGAGAGAAACAAACTTTATGTATATTTCCTTTACATTTGGTGAGAACTCATTGACCTgggttaaatgttttgtttgcttcacCTTGTAACTAATTTGCTGATATGCTTAGGGTCATTGTTCATCTCCAAGACCTGATGTTGTGGGACCTTTTGTTGGTATTTCCAAATGTGTTGTTTCCACATGATGccgtttatttatttcaaatgcatcAGTCGCTCCTGCAGTACAACACCTCATCTGAGAGTAAAAAGTGAAGTTAGCAAAACTCTTCCGTACTATTAAGTTAATACAGAGAGAGGACGGTGTCTTTAGTTTTTGAAGGCCTGGTTTCTTAATGCAGTGCTTTGCAGTAGTATGCAATCCCTCAGCGTGACCACTAGGAGGCGCTGAAGACTGGCAGATGAAATGTGATGGCAAACTGCTTGCTCTTTCCCTAACTTCTCCATTATGCTTCcagtcattttctctgttttccaaCTAAGATcttgcacatacacacaaaaatatatattaatttcaCCCACTACTGAAACTATTTTGCCTCTCAAATAAATATCTTACAACAAACTAGTGGTACAAGACAAATAATTTcagtcaattaaaaatattggtAAGAATTGCTTCACTTGGATAAGATCGGGTATTTGACTCGGTAAACAAgtttaagtatttatttctgCATCCAGTGTTTGATGAAAGAACCTGTGTggttaaagctgctgctttaaTCAATGACTCATTTTCTGGGGATTgcttttttcacatcattttgACTCGTCACAATAATACTTTGCAGGCTAATTCTATAAACAGCATTGACCATTTTGTAAATCAGTACATTGTTATTGGTCTCCTTGCGCGgatattttgtttcatctttttctaATACGGAGCTACAAGCCTTCAGCTAAGCCACTGCGAGTAATGTGATTCATATGTTTCCTaccttgttatttattttttttatttcgaaAAAAGAATGACTTCTGGAAGCAGTGGTGTGGTTGTCACCCCCCAGCATGATAACAAggattttaaatgtcttctgcttgtttgtatttccttgaACTGCTGCAGTTCAGATTATTCAAAGGTAGTTTTGTAGATTCTTTACCTTATGAGCATCAACTTTTCTTTAAGAAATCTAATTTAATAGGCTTGTGccacaaaacatttcaactcCAATATGTTGTGAAGGTCTGGATTTAACGAAGTAAAGCAGGTATTCAAACCTGACTCCAATTAAAATGACAGAGACAAACACTGCCGCATACtcaaaaatatgtcaacatgTAAGCCTTGAAATCCACATACCTTTAGAAAtttcaccatttttttaaaaaaaagcacacaccAAAGACAGGTTTTGATGTATTTACCTTAGAAATTAGGACTTGGGAGTACTTTATgtagaacagaaaaacaatcgGTGCATATAGTTATTGCTTCATCCAGAAATGAGACAGTTAAACACAGAGGCACTAACCATTGGTACCtatcatgaaaaacaaaaggcacACATAGCTAATGGTATCTGTAGGGTCAACTGTTGCTTTAGAGGGGGGAAGCAGATGGACACTCTGTCAAAATGAATGTATTACATTGTACTGTACTGCATaattagcacattttcagttaTTTGGAGAAAGAATGACAACACTGAGTAAAAACCTATGCAGAAAATTAGCTTTTAGGATATgcttggcaaaaaataaaaaaaaataaaaataaaaattgaggcTGGGAATAAAATGAAGCTTTTAAAGTGTAATGAAACCCATGTGAAAGCATAAGACGTCCCCTAGCCCTGGTAAAATTGTGGAAAAACTCCACCCAAATGGGCGGGGCCAAAAGACAACGATGAGCAGAGGGAGTCAGGATGAGGGAAAGGCTTGTTGCCAGCATGTCATTTTGTCACAACATTAAGAGACTTCTCAGACCCAtgttatgactttttttctttcaaaaacgCAACTAGTAGCTTTTAAGTTTTATAGGAGATGTCTATGGCGAAAATGAGTGAAAGCACACAATCCTCTGCAATGATTGTCCTCAGAGTGAGAAGCAACTGCTGCCATTGGCCACTCTCTCTTTCTAAGCATCAAGACATCAATATATTAATCCCTGACATATTTCCAGTCATCCTGCAGCAAACGGGCTGCGGTTA
This genomic interval carries:
- the LOC102226415 gene encoding platelet endothelial cell adhesion molecule-like isoform X2, whose translation is MGSRPPGLLLLLCSLLLILKCARGESSYIIDTVGLSILPDNVQSGTKVMIHCNASVSSSSISHLEYRFKFMRDGAKIHTANTTKDFTYYEINPARAVDSGNYQCQVSVKNKRKFSNTKTLDVKGLQTPILHLNNSTPYESEEFKVTCSAPDEKGGLTFNFYKTFRDGQPQRIKKQQSTNNFLETTLTLSHIGDCFLSCDYEISLVSGPTSSNISNEIQVEVKELNIIPDMTILPNDIYEPDIVEVTCKVKIHLADIEIFLVKDRTVLSRTTGKTLIHRFSSKPTDSGELVCKAEWRNVQKENYKTIKVKEVFSKPQLYLEPVDLFEEEQFRLNCSVKVFFPEMIGKPLKYRLYKDGTELTSSTTYIAVAHPNLNGNYSCKVEGNRISTPFYKESEAVIVKAKVPVSDPVLSVVGGKIFIGKTFQLICHSHTGTFPIKYTLFTHNGKKMSREVSRPEDRAIFDILPIYKSSDLKTFLCHASNNPRTPSKRALGEHLLKSTNIIEPISKPELTIHPSQDITEGQSIKLVCSVQTGSRPINFTWYHQESNGALASLSTNKLEEYHSISNASKKHSGKYYCMSTNPADESKWSESVTIEVKMAGWKKTLITVFCFVLLLILFLVIALKTRLFHFKRKRKANLSVKSVSTKVERLSLTQAEVIDANATPTMMGKSVWSDQVSGSESDDQNSSMLPEKKAEPEYTEVQIKDADPTRAPAKQGTDNIYSEVRNSQQGVPEVPDGKPVEYAQLNHDGNHQPDNSRVVDQSLKRENITDSENNTDVYTGDPEEGTCDPAPDC
- the LOC102226415 gene encoding platelet endothelial cell adhesion molecule-like isoform X1, which codes for MGSRPPGLLLLLCSLLLILKCARGESSYIIDTVGLSILPDNVQSGTKVMIHCNASVSSSSISHLEYRFKFMRDGAKIHTANTTKDFTYYEINPARAVDSGNYQCQVSVKNKRKFSNTKTLDVKGLQTPILHLNNSTPYESEEFKVTCSAPDEKGGLTFNFYKTFRDGQPQRIKKQQSTNNFLETTLTLSHIGDCFLSCDYEISLVSGPTSSNISNEIQVEVKELNIIPDMTILPNDIYEPDIVEVTCKVKIHLADIEIFLVKDRTVLSRTTGKTLIHRFSSKPTDSGELVCKAEWRNVQKENYKTIKVKEVFSKPQLYLEPVDLFEEEQFRLNCSVKVFFPEMIGKPLKYRLYKDGTELTSSTTYIAVAHPNLNGNYSCKVEGNRISTPFYKESEAVIVKAKVPVSDPVLSVVGGKIFIGKTFQLICHSHTGTFPIKYTLFTHNGKKMSREVSRPEDRAIFDILPIYKSSDLKTFLCHASNNPRTPSKRALGEHLLKSTNIIEPISKPELTIHPSQDITEGQSIKLVCSVQTGSRPINFTWYHQESNGALASLSTNKLEEYHSISNASKKHSGKYYCMSTNPADESKWSESVTIEVKMAGWKKTLITVFCFVLLLILFLVIALKTRLFHFKRKRKANLSVKSVSTKVERLSLTQAEVIDANATPTMMGKSVWSDQVSGSGGYESDDQNSSMLPEKKAEPEYTEVQIKDADPTRAPAKQGTDNIYSEVRNSQQGVPEVPDGKPVEYAQLNHDGNHQPDNSRVVDQSLKRENITDSENNTDVYTGDPEEGTCDPAPDC